The proteins below are encoded in one region of Macrococcus armenti:
- a CDS encoding glycerol-3-phosphate responsive antiterminator, with the protein MILPAIRSMKDLEKFIKTSYDTCVILDVHIGHVSNYINILKANQKSAFIHIDLIKGMSTDEFAAEYIIQKYKVDGIVSTKPKIIKRAKQLGVKTILRTFIIDSSALKKSYALIEAADPDYVEVLPGVLYKAISNIHKVTGKRIIAGGLIEDKNEVRKALEAGAQCVTTSNSTLWKDCE; encoded by the coding sequence ATGATACTGCCTGCGATTCGATCAATGAAAGATTTAGAAAAATTTATAAAAACGAGCTACGATACGTGTGTCATTTTGGACGTGCATATCGGACATGTTAGTAATTACATTAATATATTAAAAGCAAATCAAAAATCTGCATTCATTCATATAGATTTGATCAAAGGGATGTCTACAGATGAATTTGCGGCTGAATATATTATCCAGAAGTATAAAGTGGATGGCATTGTTTCCACTAAACCAAAAATAATAAAACGTGCAAAGCAACTCGGTGTTAAGACGATATTACGCACATTTATTATAGATTCAAGTGCATTAAAGAAAAGTTATGCATTAATTGAAGCAGCAGATCCCGATTATGTTGAAGTATTACCTGGTGTTCTTTACAAAGCTATCTCAAATATTCACAAAGTGACGGGTAAACGCATTATTGCTGGTGGACTTATTGAAGACAAAAATGAAGTGAGAAAAGCATTGGAAGCGGGTGCACAATGTGTAACGACGAGTAATTCTACATTATGGAAAGATTGTGAATAA
- the mutS gene encoding DNA mismatch repair protein MutS: protein MSKPTPMMTQYLQMKEQYKDCILFFRLGDFYEMFYEDAELTAKELEITLTRRDKKNNIPMCGVPHHSAKAYIERLIEKGYKVAIAEQMEDPKQVKGMVKREVVKIITPGTVMDDMISENESNYIASIYYEDSFTIAYSDVSTGELKVTQLSEDEMLNELASVNPKEIITNIHLNEVLLSKIKMITEVISRFEINDTFEQAKSVSEAMQPAVNLLLSYIQYTQMSALVHIDNAVHYEPVHYMRLDMYAKRNLELTESIRHKNKKGTLLSIFNQCKTPMGNRLVKEWIERPLLNQHEIEIRHNGVELFNNHFILRHELREALTHVYDIERLAGRVQFGNVTAKDLIQLKYSLEQLPVIHKLLTPHKAVIHTLDNIDALSPLYETLESSLLDEAPTSIKEGGIFKDGFNKDIDDLRFASKNGKQWLNELQAKERERTGVKSLKIGYNKVFGYYIEISKANLVNLDVEAFGYNRKQTLSNAERFITDELKEKESLILGAEDKLMNLEYELFIKLRDYVKSFILNLKQQAKNIAVLDCLQNFSEVAVKHQYVKPVISSTKTLNLKDARHPVVETVMERDQYVANDCLLDTHTFIYLITGPNMSGKSTYMRQVALISIMAQMGAYVPASFAEVPIFDQIFTRIGAADDLVSGQSTFMVEMLEAKNALQNATENSLIIFDEIGRGTSTYDGLSLAQSMIEYVHNKIGAKTLFSTHYHELVDLEKSLDGLNNIHVAAKEYNGELIFLHKIMPGAVENSYGIHVAKLAQLPDDIIERSRELLEAFEQNDTTKHQSTIKETQPSFDLFNDTHIPEAKHEYESIIKDIEKLSIDTLTPVEALLKLQELKSRLK, encoded by the coding sequence ATGTCAAAGCCAACACCAATGATGACGCAATACTTACAAATGAAAGAACAATATAAAGACTGTATTTTATTTTTCAGACTCGGCGATTTTTATGAGATGTTTTATGAAGATGCAGAATTAACAGCGAAAGAACTTGAAATCACACTTACGCGTCGAGATAAAAAAAATAATATACCAATGTGTGGCGTGCCACATCACTCAGCGAAAGCATATATTGAAAGATTAATCGAAAAAGGATATAAAGTTGCAATTGCTGAACAGATGGAAGACCCAAAGCAAGTTAAAGGTATGGTCAAACGTGAAGTTGTAAAAATTATCACACCTGGTACAGTAATGGATGACATGATCAGCGAGAATGAAAGTAATTATATTGCGAGTATTTATTATGAGGATTCATTTACTATTGCATATAGTGATGTTTCAACTGGTGAGTTAAAAGTAACACAATTAAGTGAAGATGAAATGCTGAATGAACTTGCATCAGTAAATCCGAAAGAAATTATTACGAATATTCATCTGAATGAAGTATTACTTTCGAAAATTAAGATGATCACTGAAGTTATTTCTCGTTTTGAGATAAATGATACGTTTGAACAGGCGAAAAGTGTAAGTGAAGCGATGCAACCTGCTGTAAATTTGCTGTTATCTTATATACAATACACGCAGATGAGTGCACTCGTGCATATTGATAATGCAGTACATTATGAACCAGTTCATTACATGCGTCTCGATATGTATGCAAAGCGTAATTTAGAGTTAACAGAAAGTATTCGTCATAAAAATAAGAAAGGTACGTTGTTATCTATCTTTAATCAATGTAAAACACCGATGGGGAATCGATTAGTAAAGGAATGGATAGAGCGTCCACTTCTGAATCAGCATGAAATCGAAATTAGACATAATGGTGTAGAGCTATTTAATAATCATTTCATTTTAAGACATGAATTACGAGAAGCTTTAACACATGTCTATGATATTGAACGATTAGCAGGGCGCGTACAGTTCGGTAATGTAACTGCAAAGGATTTAATTCAGTTAAAGTATTCATTAGAGCAATTACCTGTGATTCATAAGTTACTTACACCTCATAAAGCTGTCATTCATACACTCGATAATATTGATGCGCTCTCACCTTTATATGAAACGCTAGAGTCGAGCTTACTTGACGAAGCGCCAACTTCAATTAAAGAAGGTGGTATATTTAAAGATGGATTTAACAAGGATATTGATGATTTAAGATTCGCATCAAAAAATGGTAAACAGTGGCTCAATGAACTGCAGGCGAAAGAACGTGAACGTACAGGTGTAAAATCATTAAAAATTGGTTACAATAAAGTTTTTGGATACTATATTGAGATTTCTAAGGCTAACCTTGTCAATTTAGATGTAGAAGCATTTGGATATAATAGAAAACAGACGTTGAGTAATGCTGAAAGGTTTATTACGGATGAACTTAAGGAAAAAGAATCTCTTATTCTCGGTGCAGAAGATAAATTAATGAATTTAGAATACGAACTGTTTATTAAATTGAGAGATTATGTGAAGTCGTTTATTTTAAACTTGAAGCAGCAAGCGAAAAATATTGCCGTACTTGACTGTCTGCAGAACTTTAGTGAAGTTGCTGTAAAACATCAATATGTGAAGCCGGTTATTTCAAGTACAAAAACTTTAAACTTAAAGGATGCCAGACATCCTGTAGTAGAAACAGTTATGGAAAGAGACCAGTATGTCGCAAATGACTGTTTACTCGATACACATACATTTATATATTTAATAACTGGACCGAACATGAGCGGTAAAAGCACATATATGAGACAAGTTGCGCTTATTAGTATTATGGCGCAAATGGGTGCATACGTTCCGGCGTCATTTGCTGAAGTGCCGATATTCGATCAAATTTTTACTAGAATTGGAGCTGCAGATGATTTAGTTTCAGGTCAAAGTACTTTTATGGTAGAAATGCTGGAAGCGAAAAACGCACTACAAAATGCAACTGAAAACAGTTTAATTATATTTGATGAAATAGGTCGTGGAACTAGTACATATGATGGGTTATCATTAGCACAGTCGATGATTGAGTATGTTCATAATAAGATAGGGGCAAAAACACTTTTCTCAACACATTATCATGAACTTGTAGATTTAGAAAAGTCACTGGACGGTTTAAATAATATTCATGTGGCAGCGAAAGAGTATAATGGTGAGTTGATATTCTTACATAAAATTATGCCAGGTGCTGTTGAAAACAGCTATGGTATACATGTTGCAAAGCTTGCACAATTACCGGATGATATTATTGAGCGTTCACGTGAATTATTAGAAGCATTTGAACAAAACGATACTACGAAGCATCAAAGTACAATTAAAGAAACTCAACCATCATTTGATCTGTTCAATGACACGCATATTCCTGAGGCGAAACATGAATATGAATCGATTATTAAAGATATAGAAAAATTATCTATAGATACATTAACGCCGGTAGAAGCGTTACTGAAGTTACAGGAACTTAAATCCCGATTAAAGTAG
- the miaB gene encoding tRNA (N6-isopentenyl adenosine(37)-C2)-methylthiotransferase MiaB, whose amino-acid sequence MNEEGRLQRSDAKVNAVPEKDYSKYFEHVYQGPNLKEAKRRGKEDVKYHNDFKIDEQYRGLGRGRKFFIRTYGCQMNEHDTEVMAGIFEALEYEATTDVNEADVILLNTCAIRENAENKVFGEIGNLKHIKQAKPDVLIGVCGCMSQEESVVNKILKSYQNVDMIFGTHNIHRLPAILDEAYMSKAMVVEVWSKEGDVIENLPKSRLGDTKAWVNIMYGCDKFCTYCIVPFTRGKERSRMPEEIIAEVRDLARRGYKEICLLGQNVNAYGKDIEGLNYGLGDLLADIQKIDIPRVRFTTSHPWDFDDRLIEVIAAGGNIVPHIHLPVQSGNNEVLKIMGRKYTRESYLELIGKIKRAMPDVALTTDIIVGYPNETEEQFQETLSLYEAVQFDHAYTYLYSPREGTPAAKMKDNVPMREKKDRLQRLNKLVGDYTERALSKYLNEEVIVLCEGPSKKNDEILAGYTEKNKLVNFKGPKEAIGQFVKLKVTETKQYSMNGEMIEIIKPLEV is encoded by the coding sequence ATGAACGAAGAAGGAAGATTACAAAGGTCAGATGCGAAAGTAAATGCTGTTCCTGAAAAAGATTACAGCAAATATTTTGAGCATGTTTATCAAGGACCAAATTTAAAAGAAGCAAAGCGTCGAGGCAAAGAAGACGTAAAGTATCATAACGATTTCAAAATTGATGAGCAATATCGTGGATTAGGTCGTGGTCGTAAATTCTTCATCCGTACTTATGGTTGTCAGATGAATGAACATGATACAGAAGTAATGGCAGGTATTTTTGAGGCTTTAGAATATGAAGCGACGACTGATGTAAATGAAGCGGATGTTATTTTATTAAACACGTGTGCGATTCGTGAGAACGCTGAGAATAAAGTTTTTGGTGAAATCGGTAATTTGAAACACATTAAACAGGCGAAACCTGATGTGCTTATCGGTGTATGTGGCTGTATGTCACAGGAAGAATCTGTTGTAAATAAAATTTTAAAATCATATCAAAACGTTGACATGATTTTTGGAACGCATAATATTCACCGTTTACCAGCAATTTTAGATGAAGCATATATGTCTAAGGCGATGGTCGTTGAAGTATGGAGTAAAGAAGGTGACGTAATTGAAAACCTTCCTAAATCACGTTTAGGTGATACGAAAGCATGGGTTAATATTATGTATGGTTGTGATAAATTCTGTACATACTGTATCGTACCGTTTACACGTGGTAAAGAGCGTAGCCGTATGCCAGAAGAAATTATTGCAGAAGTACGTGACCTTGCACGTCGTGGGTATAAGGAGATTTGTCTTCTCGGGCAGAACGTTAACGCATATGGAAAAGATATTGAAGGTTTAAATTACGGTTTAGGTGATTTACTTGCGGATATCCAGAAAATTGATATTCCACGTGTTCGCTTTACAACGAGTCATCCGTGGGACTTTGATGATCGATTAATTGAAGTAATTGCAGCAGGTGGCAATATCGTGCCGCATATTCATTTACCTGTTCAAAGTGGGAATAATGAAGTACTTAAAATTATGGGACGTAAATATACACGAGAAAGTTATTTAGAGCTGATCGGTAAAATTAAGCGTGCGATGCCGGATGTAGCATTAACGACTGATATTATCGTTGGTTATCCGAACGAAACAGAAGAGCAGTTCCAGGAAACATTATCATTGTATGAAGCAGTTCAATTTGATCATGCATATACGTATTTATATTCACCACGTGAAGGGACTCCGGCAGCAAAAATGAAAGACAACGTTCCGATGCGCGAAAAGAAAGATCGTCTGCAGCGTTTAAATAAACTTGTAGGTGATTATACTGAGCGAGCGTTATCTAAATATTTAAATGAAGAAGTTATTGTGCTTTGTGAAGGGCCTTCAAAGAAAAATGATGAGATCTTAGCTGGTTATACAGAGAAGAACAAACTCGTAAACTTTAAAGGACCTAAAGAAGCTATTGGTCAATTTGTAAAATTGAAAGTAACTGAGACGAAACAATATTCAATGAACGGTGAAATGATTGAAATAATAAAACCATTAGAGGTGTAG
- a CDS encoding ABC transporter ATP-binding protein, translating into MIQLIKSILGHPVILTKEDIKESKVKKTDQRGNPIAKSKNWKYSLRRIWSLMEGQKWKLAVVIISVIISSLLGLLGPYLIGKLIDDKILTQRFDGIEIDLLLLLLIFTGLSLFSYIAAILMVTIAQVAVYKLRMLLFRSLQKLPIPFFDKRQHGELMSRMTNDIDTISQVLNSSFIQFTSSIITIIGTIIVMIMLSPILTLLTMLIIPLMFIAMRWITNRTSILYKRRQKAIGEMNGYIEEIISGQEVVKLFTREQYVIEGFSEKNKQVRDTSYWSVSYSGLIPKVMNFFNNLSFAIVAGIGGILALNGHNITVGTIVIFAEYARQFTRPLNDLANQFNTVLSALSGAERVFEIIDTEPEEDISGINEKLNISGNIDFNNVTFKYNEQQERPTINNVSINLKTGESLALVGATGAGKTTLMQLLARFYEIGQGTIQIDGINIKDIPKATLRSQMAYVLQDPFIFDGTIRENIKYRNQNISDEVMIQAAKDANAYDFIMRLEHGFDTEISFEATHLSQGEKQLINIARALILDPRILLLDEATSNIDTVTEMKLQQAIERLMENRTSIIIAHRLNTVKKADKIVVLEKGEIIEQGYQKDLIVSNGVYANMLKSGDEALLE; encoded by the coding sequence GTGATTCAATTGATTAAATCTATATTAGGACACCCCGTCATCTTAACGAAAGAAGATATAAAAGAAAGTAAAGTTAAGAAAACGGATCAACGTGGTAACCCAATTGCAAAGTCTAAAAACTGGAAGTATTCGTTACGTCGAATATGGTCACTTATGGAAGGACAGAAATGGAAGCTGGCAGTTGTAATTATTTCCGTTATCATTTCCTCACTTTTAGGATTGTTAGGACCGTACTTAATCGGTAAACTAATTGACGATAAAATATTAACACAACGTTTTGATGGTATTGAGATTGATTTACTATTATTACTTCTTATCTTTACCGGACTCTCACTGTTTTCATATATTGCGGCGATATTAATGGTTACAATAGCACAAGTTGCAGTATACAAATTAAGAATGTTATTGTTCAGAAGTTTACAAAAATTACCGATACCTTTTTTCGATAAACGTCAGCACGGTGAACTGATGAGTCGTATGACGAATGATATCGATACGATATCGCAAGTGCTTAATTCATCATTCATACAATTTACATCATCAATTATTACAATTATCGGAACAATTATCGTTATGATAATGTTAAGTCCAATTTTGACATTGCTGACGATGCTGATCATACCTTTAATGTTTATTGCGATGCGATGGATTACGAATCGAACGAGTATATTATATAAAAGAAGACAAAAAGCAATAGGTGAAATGAACGGATATATAGAAGAAATTATATCAGGACAGGAAGTTGTTAAACTATTCACGAGAGAGCAGTATGTAATAGAAGGATTCAGTGAGAAAAATAAACAAGTGCGCGATACAAGTTACTGGTCAGTATCGTACTCCGGATTAATACCGAAAGTAATGAACTTCTTTAATAACTTATCGTTTGCGATTGTCGCCGGTATTGGCGGGATACTTGCGCTAAACGGACATAATATTACAGTAGGGACGATCGTTATATTTGCAGAGTATGCAAGACAATTTACAAGACCGTTAAACGACTTAGCAAACCAATTTAATACAGTATTATCTGCGTTAAGCGGTGCAGAACGTGTCTTCGAAATAATAGATACAGAGCCAGAAGAAGATATAAGTGGTATAAATGAAAAATTAAACATAAGTGGAAATATCGATTTTAACAATGTAACATTTAAATACAATGAACAACAGGAGCGACCGACGATTAATAATGTATCAATCAATTTAAAAACAGGAGAATCACTTGCATTAGTAGGTGCAACCGGTGCAGGAAAAACAACATTAATGCAGTTGTTAGCGCGTTTTTATGAAATAGGTCAAGGTACTATACAAATCGATGGTATCAATATTAAAGATATACCGAAAGCAACATTAAGAAGTCAAATGGCGTATGTATTACAGGATCCGTTTATATTTGATGGTACAATACGTGAAAACATTAAATATAGAAATCAGAATATCTCGGATGAAGTGATGATTCAAGCAGCAAAAGATGCAAATGCTTATGACTTTATTATGAGACTTGAACATGGCTTTGATACAGAAATCTCATTTGAAGCGACACATCTTTCTCAAGGGGAAAAACAACTTATCAACATCGCAAGAGCACTCATACTTGATCCGAGAATATTACTATTGGATGAAGCTACAAGTAATATAGATACGGTTACAGAAATGAAATTGCAGCAAGCGATAGAAAGACTAATGGAGAACAGAACGAGTATTATCATTGCACATCGATTAAATACGGTTAAAAAGGCAGATAAAATAGTCGTTCTGGAAAAAGGTGAAATTATTGAACAAGGGTATCAAAAAGATTTAATTGTATCAAATGGTGTTTATGCGAATATGTTAAAAAGTGGAGATGAAGCGTTGTTAGAATAA
- a CDS encoding RicAFT regulatory complex protein RicA family protein: MYTNDEILAKAKELGKMMAETEAVEFFKRAEAQIHETQVVREKMASLKSLQKQAVNFEQYGKEKALGMVEEKIAKVEAELDEMPIVDQFKEAQFEVNGLLQMVSHAISQTVTDEIIISTGGDLLTGETGAEKANAAPGCGN; the protein is encoded by the coding sequence ATGTATACAAACGATGAAATTTTAGCAAAAGCAAAAGAACTTGGTAAAATGATGGCAGAAACAGAAGCGGTTGAATTTTTCAAACGTGCCGAAGCACAAATTCATGAAACGCAAGTCGTTCGTGAAAAGATGGCATCTTTAAAATCATTACAGAAACAAGCTGTGAATTTTGAGCAGTACGGTAAGGAAAAAGCATTAGGTATGGTTGAAGAGAAGATTGCTAAAGTTGAAGCAGAACTTGATGAAATGCCGATTGTTGACCAATTTAAAGAAGCGCAGTTTGAAGTGAACGGCTTACTTCAAATGGTATCACATGCCATTAGCCAAACAGTAACAGATGAAATTATTATTTCAACAGGTGGCGATTTATTAACAGGTGAAACAGGCGCGGAAAAAGCAAACGCAGCACCTGGTTGTGGAAATTAA
- a CDS encoding MIP/aquaporin family protein — translation MSHFIGELVGTVVLILFGCGVNANVNLKGTYAKGADWIVIAFGWGLAVVMGVYAVGSISGAHLNPAVTLGMAVDGSLPWREVIPYISGQMIGGVIGAALVWFQFMPHFKEEEDAGTKLGVFATGPAYPNYVSNFVSEIIGTAILLMALLFIGGNKFSEGLNPLVVGALIIAIGLSLGGTTGYAINPARDWGPRIAHTILPIPGKGHSNWKYAVVPMVGPMVGAIFGTTLYHVLFKSDQFVMFIISIVLIVLTLILGVVLNKAILKNEKVDLL, via the coding sequence ATGAGTCATTTTATCGGGGAATTAGTGGGAACGGTTGTATTAATTTTGTTTGGCTGTGGTGTGAATGCAAACGTAAATTTAAAAGGCACTTATGCAAAAGGAGCTGACTGGATTGTTATTGCATTCGGATGGGGATTAGCAGTTGTAATGGGTGTTTACGCTGTCGGTTCGATTTCGGGTGCACATCTTAATCCGGCAGTAACGCTCGGAATGGCTGTAGACGGTAGTCTTCCTTGGCGTGAGGTCATTCCATACATTTCAGGGCAGATGATCGGTGGTGTAATCGGTGCTGCACTCGTATGGTTCCAGTTTATGCCGCACTTTAAAGAAGAAGAGGATGCAGGAACGAAATTAGGGGTGTTTGCAACTGGCCCTGCATATCCAAACTATGTATCAAATTTCGTGTCAGAAATAATCGGTACAGCTATTTTACTTATGGCATTATTGTTTATCGGTGGTAACAAATTCTCAGAAGGTTTAAATCCACTAGTAGTTGGGGCATTAATTATTGCGATTGGCTTAAGTTTAGGTGGAACTACAGGATATGCAATTAACCCGGCACGTGACTGGGGTCCGCGTATTGCACATACGATTTTACCGATACCAGGTAAAGGACATTCAAACTGGAAATATGCAGTTGTACCAATGGTCGGTCCAATGGTAGGTGCAATATTTGGTACTACTTTATATCATGTATTATTTAAATCAGATCAATTTGTCATGTTTATTATTTCAATCGTATTAATTGTTTTAACACTTATTTTAGGTGTAGTCTTAAATAAAGCAATCTTAAAGAATGAAAAAGTAGATCTATTATAA
- the mutL gene encoding DNA mismatch repair endonuclease MutL has translation MGVIKALHSSISNKIAAGEVIERPQSVVKELVENAIDAGSTVITVEVVEAGLNKIKVTDNGSGIQEDDLELMFMRHATSKIENDHDLFHIRSLGFRGEALASIASVSKVRVITCYDGEIGRQIDVIDGEIVNKTLAHARQGTEISVEALFYNTPARLKYVKSLHTELGKITDIMNRFIMSFPHIRFTLVSDEKVLINSSGNGNMQEAMSKIYGMKIAQDLVEINGETGDYKVTGYIAKPEHTRSNRHYMSLFINGRYIKNFMLTKAILEGYHTLLPVGRFPVLAIHITMDPALVDVNVHPTKQEVRLSKEPQLMALISQLIKEKIWQQNLIPKVEKKSVLEQFKQQKFEYDLKNKSHKDELNQIVQESNESVEATEPILQKEETKQILNYENNDRDKANDSNSVKELFRETIAFQDKTADEPIHSGDNSERTKSVHDEKQLPERSIPYMEVVGQVHGTYIIAQNDEGMYMIDQHAAQERIKYEYFKARIGDVGMEMQSLLIPVTINLSTDEAINIQKIKPLLEDIGITLEHFGGNDYVINEVPVWFPEQYEETLQELIDFAFDNKRIDLNKFREETAIMMSCKKSIKANHYLRIDDMNYLIQELAETKEPYTCPHGRPIIIQFTTYELEKLFKRVM, from the coding sequence ATGGGAGTTATAAAAGCACTACATAGCTCGATAAGCAATAAAATTGCAGCAGGAGAAGTAATTGAACGCCCGCAGTCAGTTGTAAAAGAGCTCGTTGAAAATGCAATTGATGCAGGAAGTACGGTCATTACTGTTGAAGTTGTAGAAGCGGGTTTAAATAAAATAAAAGTTACGGATAACGGTTCAGGTATACAGGAAGACGATCTTGAACTGATGTTTATGAGACATGCAACGAGTAAAATCGAAAATGATCATGATTTATTTCATATCCGCTCACTTGGGTTCAGGGGTGAAGCTTTAGCTTCAATCGCTTCTGTTAGTAAAGTACGCGTTATTACGTGTTATGATGGGGAAATAGGCCGTCAAATCGATGTAATTGACGGAGAAATAGTGAATAAGACGTTAGCACATGCGCGACAAGGTACGGAGATTTCAGTTGAAGCACTATTTTACAATACGCCTGCGCGCCTTAAATATGTGAAAAGTTTGCATACGGAACTCGGGAAAATTACGGATATTATGAATCGATTTATTATGAGTTTTCCACATATTAGATTTACTTTGGTCAGTGATGAAAAAGTGTTAATTAATTCGAGTGGTAATGGTAATATGCAGGAAGCAATGTCGAAGATATATGGTATGAAAATTGCGCAGGACCTCGTTGAAATTAATGGTGAAACTGGAGACTATAAAGTGACAGGTTATATAGCGAAACCAGAACATACGAGAAGTAATCGTCATTATATGTCACTATTTATCAATGGAAGATATATTAAGAATTTCATGCTTACGAAAGCGATTCTTGAAGGGTATCATACATTACTGCCAGTTGGTCGATTTCCGGTGCTTGCGATACATATAACGATGGACCCGGCACTTGTAGATGTAAATGTCCACCCTACAAAACAGGAAGTAAGATTATCGAAAGAACCACAACTTATGGCGTTAATATCGCAACTAATAAAAGAAAAAATCTGGCAGCAAAATTTAATTCCAAAAGTTGAGAAAAAATCGGTTCTTGAGCAATTTAAACAGCAAAAGTTCGAATATGATCTCAAAAATAAGTCACATAAAGATGAATTAAACCAAATTGTACAGGAAAGTAATGAATCTGTGGAAGCTACTGAGCCGATATTACAAAAGGAAGAGACGAAACAAATTCTCAATTATGAGAATAATGATCGCGATAAAGCAAATGATTCAAATTCTGTGAAAGAATTATTCAGGGAAACAATTGCGTTTCAGGATAAAACGGCAGATGAGCCTATTCATTCTGGAGATAACTCTGAACGAACTAAAAGCGTTCACGATGAAAAACAATTACCAGAACGTTCAATCCCATATATGGAAGTCGTTGGACAAGTACATGGGACGTATATTATTGCACAAAATGATGAAGGCATGTATATGATTGACCAGCATGCAGCACAAGAGCGCATTAAATATGAGTATTTCAAAGCGCGTATTGGTGATGTCGGTATGGAGATGCAGTCACTCTTAATTCCGGTTACGATAAATTTAAGCACTGATGAAGCAATCAATATTCAGAAAATAAAACCTCTACTCGAAGACATTGGTATAACACTCGAGCATTTCGGAGGTAATGATTACGTCATTAATGAAGTGCCAGTCTGGTTTCCGGAGCAATACGAAGAAACGCTGCAGGAACTTATTGATTTTGCATTTGACAATAAACGCATTGATTTGAATAAATTTAGAGAAGAAACAGCAATAATGATGAGTTGTAAAAAGTCGATAAAAGCAAATCATTATTTACGAATAGATGATATGAATTACTTAATTCAGGAACTGGCTGAAACGAAGGAACCTTATACATGTCCACATGGACGACCGATAATTATACAATTTACAACTTATGAATTAGAAAAATTATTTAAGAGAGTGATGTAA